The Vannielia litorea genome segment CAAGGCGCGCTACCCGAGGGGCTGGCGCTAGACAATGTGACGGTGGAGCCGCCGCGCGATGCCGCCCATGGCGACATGGCGACCAACGCCGCGATGGTGCTGGCCAAGCCTGCCAAGGCCAACCCGCGCGAGATCGCGGGGCAGCTCGCGGACCGGCTCGCCAAGGATGCGCGGATCGAGCGGGCCGAGGTGGCTGGGCCGGGGTTTATCAACCTTGCGCTGGCCCCGGCTGTCTGGGGCGGCGTGGTGAAAGCGGTGCTGTCTGACAGGGCCTCTTTCGGGCGTTCGGAGCTGGGTGAAGGTCGGCGCGTAAACGTAGAATTTGTTTCGGCAAATCCGACCGGCCCGATGCATGTGGGCCATACGCGGGGCGCGGTCTTCGGCGACGCTCTGGCGAGCCTTCTGGCCTATGCGGGCTACGAGGTGACGCGGGAATATTACATCAACGACGGCGGCGCGCAGGTGGATGTGCTCGCCCGCTCTGTGTACCTCCGTTATCTGGAGGCGCACGGGCAGGACGTGGCCTTTGAAGATGGCACCTACCCCGGCGACTATCTGGTGCCGGTGGGCGAGGCGTTGAAGGCCAAGGTGGGCGATGCCTTTGTGGACAAGGGCGAGCAGTTTTGGCTGGAAGAGGTGCGGGACTTCGCGACCGAGGCGATGATGGCGCTGATCCGCGAGGATCTGGCCGCGCTCGGCGTCGAGATGGACGTGTTCTTCTCGGAAAAGGCGCTCTATGGCACCGGCAAGATCGAGGCCGCGATCGACGATCTGCGGGGCAAGGGGCTGATTTACGAGGGCAAGCTGAAGCCGCCCAAGGGCAAGCTGCCCGACGATTGGGAAGCCCGCGAGCAGACGCTGTTCAAGAGCACCGATTATGGGGACGACGAGGACCGCCCGGTGCAGAAGGCCGATGGCGCATGGGCCTATTTCGCCCCCGACATCGCCTATCATTATGACAAGGTTTCCAGAGGCTTCGACGAGCTTATTGATGTGTTTGGCGCCGATCACGGCGGCTACGTCAAGCGGATGAAGGCTGCCGTTGCCGCGCTCTCGGAGGAGCGGGTGCCGCTGGATGTGAAGCTGATCCAGCTGGTGAAGCTGTTCAAGGACGGGCAGGAGTTCAAGATGTCCAAGCGGGCGGGCACCTTCGTGACGCTCCGCGACGTGGTGGATGAGGTGGGCGCGGATGTGACCCGCTTTGTGATGCTCACCCGGAAGAACGACGCGCCGCTCGACTTCGACTTTGCCAAGGCGCTGGAGCAGAGCAAGGACAACCCGGTATTCTACGTGCAATACGCCCACGCGCGGGTGCGCTCGGTGATGCGGAAGGCGGAGGCTGCTGGCTGGAAGCTGGACCAGATCACCATCCTGGATCAGGACCTCGACACGCTGCACGAGGCCGAGCTGCCGGTGGCCCGCAAGCTGGCCGAATGGCCGCGGCTGGTGGAGATTGCCGCCAAGGGGCATGAGCCGCACCGGATCGCCTTTTATCTCTACGAACTGGCGCAGGCGTTCCACGCGCTGTGGAACCGCGGCAACGACACGCCGGAGCTCCGGTTCTTCCAGGAGGGCAACGAAGGCGCTTCTCTGCCGAAAATCGCCTTGGCGAAGGCCGTTTCCGTTGTCATTTCGTCCGGTCTTGGTATCTTGGGCGTAACCCCGGCGGAAGAGATGCGCTGAGCCCTCAGGGCCCGCGCCACTGATCGGGGAGGCAGGCAAGCGTGCCCAGCCCCGAAAAGAGGGCGGGCCGAGAGAGCGAGGCGAGCATGGATCCCAGGCAGGATCTTCGACCGATGAACGAGGTCGTGTGGCACCCCCATGGGGCGCCGCCGGGCGCGGATCAGGCGGGCTATGAGCCCGAATTCACGCAGGATTATCAAAGCGATGCGCCGCGAAGTGCGGGTGCGAAGCTGGTCAGCGGCGCGGGCGCGGCGATGAGCCTTGCGCTGATCGCGGGGCTGGCCATCTGGGGCTATCGGATCACCGTGCGCGATGTGACCGGCGTGCCGGTTGTGGCCGCGCTCGAAGGGCCGATGCGGATTGCGCCGGAAGAGCCGGGCGGCGAGGTGGCCGACCACACCGGCTACGCGGTGAACGATGTGGCCGCCGAGGGCGAGGCCGCCGATCTGCCCGAGCAGATCACGCTGGCGCCCGGCCCGGCGACGCTGAGTGAAGAAGACCTGCCGCTGGCTGCGATGGTACAGCGCGAGGTGGAGCAGGCGCAGGTGGCCCCGGAAGAGGCGACCCCCGGCACCGAGGCCGAAGATGGTGAGCTGGTGGCGCCCGAGTTGGCCGTGGCCGCCAACCTGCCCGACGATGTGGACCCGAACGACCCGGTGGCCGTGGCGCTGGCGATGGCCGGGCAGCTGAGCGAGGGCGCCGAGCCGCTCTCTGGCGCGGCTGCGGAGGAGGCGACCGAGGCGGCGGACCCGGAGAAGGCGAAGCTGGCCAATCTGCCGGGCGTGAAGCGCTCGCTGCGGCCCAAGGTGCGGCCTGCCGGGTTGAAGGCACCTGCGCCGAGCGAGGCGGAGCCGGAGGCGCGGCGCACGACGGTGGTGCCCGAGGGCGCCGAGGTGGCCGAGGACGATCAGGTGCCGGCTGGCACCCGGCTGGTGCAGCTCGGGGCCTTCGAGAGCCCGGAGGAGGCCGCCCAGCTTTGGGGCCGGCTCGCCGGGCAGTTCGACAGCCTGATGCTGGAGAAGACCCGGTTGATCATGGAGGCCGAGAGCGGCGGTCAGACCTTCTATCGCCTGCGGGCGCAGGGGTTTGCTGACCTCAGCGATGCGCGCCGGTTCTGTGCTGCGCTGGTGGCGGAGAAGGCCGAGTGCATTCCGGTGGTCGCGCGGTGATACGGCCCGCACGGCTTTCGCCGTACATTTTTGGTTGCGACGGGCTTGAGGTGACGCCCGATGAGGCGGCGCTTTTTGCCGATGTGAGCCCCGTTGGCTTCATCCTGTTCAAGCGCAACATCGCCCATCCGGAGCAAGTGAAGGCGCTGACCGCCGGGCTGCGGGAGGCGGTTGGCTGGGAAGCTCCGGTGTTTATCGATCAGGAGGGCGGCCGGGTGGACCGGATGGGCCCGCCG includes the following:
- the argS gene encoding arginine--tRNA ligase encodes the protein MNLFADIRALVVTELEAMMAQGALPEGLALDNVTVEPPRDAAHGDMATNAAMVLAKPAKANPREIAGQLADRLAKDARIERAEVAGPGFINLALAPAVWGGVVKAVLSDRASFGRSELGEGRRVNVEFVSANPTGPMHVGHTRGAVFGDALASLLAYAGYEVTREYYINDGGAQVDVLARSVYLRYLEAHGQDVAFEDGTYPGDYLVPVGEALKAKVGDAFVDKGEQFWLEEVRDFATEAMMALIREDLAALGVEMDVFFSEKALYGTGKIEAAIDDLRGKGLIYEGKLKPPKGKLPDDWEAREQTLFKSTDYGDDEDRPVQKADGAWAYFAPDIAYHYDKVSRGFDELIDVFGADHGGYVKRMKAAVAALSEERVPLDVKLIQLVKLFKDGQEFKMSKRAGTFVTLRDVVDEVGADVTRFVMLTRKNDAPLDFDFAKALEQSKDNPVFYVQYAHARVRSVMRKAEAAGWKLDQITILDQDLDTLHEAELPVARKLAEWPRLVEIAAKGHEPHRIAFYLYELAQAFHALWNRGNDTPELRFFQEGNEGASLPKIALAKAVSVVISSGLGILGVTPAEEMR
- a CDS encoding SPOR domain-containing protein produces the protein MNEVVWHPHGAPPGADQAGYEPEFTQDYQSDAPRSAGAKLVSGAGAAMSLALIAGLAIWGYRITVRDVTGVPVVAALEGPMRIAPEEPGGEVADHTGYAVNDVAAEGEAADLPEQITLAPGPATLSEEDLPLAAMVQREVEQAQVAPEEATPGTEAEDGELVAPELAVAANLPDDVDPNDPVAVALAMAGQLSEGAEPLSGAAAEEATEAADPEKAKLANLPGVKRSLRPKVRPAGLKAPAPSEAEPEARRTTVVPEGAEVAEDDQVPAGTRLVQLGAFESPEEAAQLWGRLAGQFDSLMLEKTRLIMEAESGGQTFYRLRAQGFADLSDARRFCAALVAEKAECIPVVAR